From one Solanum stenotomum isolate F172 chromosome 12, ASM1918654v1, whole genome shotgun sequence genomic stretch:
- the LOC125847795 gene encoding probable tRNA (guanine(26)-N(2))-dimethyltransferase 1 isoform X1 — MAGDDEKKQNGTSFDLNDFTIIKEGDAEILMHAKNEVFYNNSQVNNRDMSIAVLRTFISQRKQEHDAMLARRTKAGNKAPNAKAENPGDSVQHNGESNDGSEVLKDASHGESSSIPVEQTKNLRGKGREELKPPRVLEALSASGLRAIRYAREVEGISQVVALDNDKASVEACRRNIKFNGSVACSKVESHLADARVYMLTHPNEFDVVDLDPYGAPSVFLDSAVQSVADGGILMCTATDMAVLCAANGEVCYSKYGSYPLRGKYCHEMALRILLASIESHANRYKRYIVPVLSVQMDFYVRVFVRIYTSASDVKNTPLKLSYVYQCIGCDSFHLQTVGRTVSKDKSVRCLPGFGPAVPQECSDCGKKFNMGGPIWSAPIHDQEWVAAMLANVKSMKERYPAYERISAVLTTVSEELPDIPLFLSLHNLCATLKCTSPSAVIFRSAVINAGYRISGTHVNPLGLKTDAPMNVIWDIMRCWVRNHPVKAQPSDQSGSVILAKEPVLQANFARAVASLSQAQAKKVARFLPNPERNWGPKLRAGRQITSKHVSLLGPKALNAMSNHEIGEGSNHENGDGSNHENGDGSNHEDVEEPAAKRKKTEESDS, encoded by the exons ATGGCGGGTGACGACGAAAAGAAGCAGAATGGAACTTCTTTTGATCTCAATGACTTCACCATCATCAAGGAAGGAGATGCTGAGATTCTTATGCATGCCAAAAATGAAGTTTTCTACAACAATTCCCag GTGAATAACAGAGATATGTCTATAGCTGTTTTGAGGACATTTATATCACAACGAAAGCAAGAGCATGATGCAATGTTAGCTAGACGAACCAAGGCTGGAAATAAGGCACCTAATGCTAAAGCGGAAAACCCAGGTGATTCAGTGCAGCATAATGGTGAATCCAATGATGGATCTGAAGTCTTGAAAGACGCATCCCATGGTGAATCATCTAGCATTCCAGTGGAACAGACTAAAAATCTACGGGGAAAAGGCCGAGAAGAACTAAAGCCTCCACGAGTTCTCGAG GCTCTCTCAGCTTCTGGATTGAGGGCTATAAGGTATGCTCGTGAAGTAGAAGGAATTAGCCAGGTCGTGGCCCTTGACAATGATAAAG CCTCTGTGGAAGCTTGCAGGAGAAACATAAAGTTTAATGGTTCAGTGGCATGCTCTAAGGTGGAGTCTCACCTTGCTGATGCGAGGGTTTATATGCTTACCCACCCAAACGAATTTGATGTG GTTGATCTCGATCCTTATGGAGCACCTTCTGTGTTCTTAGACTCAGCAGTTCAATCTGTTGCTGATGGAGGAATATTGATGTGTACCGCAACTGATATGGCAGTGTTATGTGCAGCAAATGGAGAAGTTTGCTATTCCAA ATATGGCTCCTATCCTTTGAGAGGAAAATATTGCCATGAAATGGCTTTGCGGATCCTTCTTGCATCTATTGAG AGCCATGCAAATCGATATAAGAGATATATAGTTCCAGTATTATCTGTTCAGATGGATTTCTATGTTCGCGTTTTTGTTCGTATATACAC TTCTGCAAGTGATGTGAAAAATACTCCTTTGAAGCTCTCATATGTCTATCAATGCATTGGCTGTGACTCATTTCATCTACAGACAGTTGGGAGGACCGTCTCAAAG GATAAGAGTGTCCGATGCCTCCCTGGATTTGGCCCTGCGGTTCCTCAAGAGTGTAGTGATTGTGGTAAGAAATTCAACATGGGTGGACCCATATGGTCTGCCCCCATTCATGATCAAGAATGGGTAGCTGCCATGCTTGCAAATGTGAAATCAATGAAGGAACGCTATCCTGCTTATGAGCGGATCTCTGCTGTATTGACAACTGTATCAGAG GAACTACCTGATATTCCTCTGTTTCTGAGTTTGCACAATCTCTGTGCAACACTGAAATGCACTTCTCCCTCAGCAGTAATATTTCGCTCTGCTGTGATAAACGCAGGATATCGCATATCAGGGACTCATGTGAATCCTTTGGGGTTGAAAACAGATGCTCCTATGAATGTCATTTGGGATATCATGCGTTGCTGG GTCAGAAATCATCCTGTGAAAGCTCAACCATCTGACCAGTCTGGAAGTGTGATCCTTGCTAAGGAGCCTGTTCTGCAG GCTAATTTTGCTCGGGCTGTTGCATCCCTTAGCCAGGCACAAGCCAAGAAGGTTGCTCGTTTCCTCCCTAATCCTGAGAGGAATTGGGGTCCAAAACTAAGGGCAGGCCGGCAGATCACCAGTAAGCATGTGTCTCTTTTGGGTCCTAAAGCATTGAATGCAATGAGCAACCATGAAATTGGCGAGGGTAGCAACCATGAGAATGGCGATGGTAGCAACCATGAGAATGGTGATGGTAGCAACCATGAGGATGTCGAGGAGCCTGCAGCCAAGCGTAAGAAGACCGAAGAATCTGATTCATAA
- the LOC125847795 gene encoding probable tRNA (guanine(26)-N(2))-dimethyltransferase 1 isoform X2, which produces MAGDDEKKQNGTSFDLNDFTIIKEGDAEILMHAKNEVFYNNSQVNNRDMSIAVLRTFISQRKQEHDAMLARRTKAGNKAPNAKAENPGDSVQHNGESNDGSEVLKDASHGESSSIPVEQTKNLRGKGREELKPPRVLEALSASGLRAIRYAREVEGISQVVALDNDKASVEACRRNIKFNGSVACSKVESHLADARVYMLTHPNEFDVVDLDPYGAPSVFLDSAVQSVADGGILMCTATDMAVLCAANGEVCYSKYGSYPLRGKYCHEMALRILLASIESHANRYKRYIVPVLSVQMDFYVRVFVRIYTSASDVKNTPLKLSYVYQCIGCDSFHLQTVGRTVSKDKSVRCLPGFGPAVPQECSDCGKKFNMGGPIWSAPIHDQEWVAAMLANVKSMKERYPAYERISAVLTTVSEELPDIPLFLSLHNLCATLKCTSPSAVIFRSAVINAGYRISGTHVNPLGLKTDAPMNVIWDIMRCWVRNHPVKAQPSDQSGSVILAKEPVLQANFARAVASLSQAQAKKVARFLPNPERNWGPKLRAGRQITSKHVSLLGPKALNAMSNHEIGEGSNHENGDGSNHENGDGSNHEDVEEPAAKQ; this is translated from the exons ATGGCGGGTGACGACGAAAAGAAGCAGAATGGAACTTCTTTTGATCTCAATGACTTCACCATCATCAAGGAAGGAGATGCTGAGATTCTTATGCATGCCAAAAATGAAGTTTTCTACAACAATTCCCag GTGAATAACAGAGATATGTCTATAGCTGTTTTGAGGACATTTATATCACAACGAAAGCAAGAGCATGATGCAATGTTAGCTAGACGAACCAAGGCTGGAAATAAGGCACCTAATGCTAAAGCGGAAAACCCAGGTGATTCAGTGCAGCATAATGGTGAATCCAATGATGGATCTGAAGTCTTGAAAGACGCATCCCATGGTGAATCATCTAGCATTCCAGTGGAACAGACTAAAAATCTACGGGGAAAAGGCCGAGAAGAACTAAAGCCTCCACGAGTTCTCGAG GCTCTCTCAGCTTCTGGATTGAGGGCTATAAGGTATGCTCGTGAAGTAGAAGGAATTAGCCAGGTCGTGGCCCTTGACAATGATAAAG CCTCTGTGGAAGCTTGCAGGAGAAACATAAAGTTTAATGGTTCAGTGGCATGCTCTAAGGTGGAGTCTCACCTTGCTGATGCGAGGGTTTATATGCTTACCCACCCAAACGAATTTGATGTG GTTGATCTCGATCCTTATGGAGCACCTTCTGTGTTCTTAGACTCAGCAGTTCAATCTGTTGCTGATGGAGGAATATTGATGTGTACCGCAACTGATATGGCAGTGTTATGTGCAGCAAATGGAGAAGTTTGCTATTCCAA ATATGGCTCCTATCCTTTGAGAGGAAAATATTGCCATGAAATGGCTTTGCGGATCCTTCTTGCATCTATTGAG AGCCATGCAAATCGATATAAGAGATATATAGTTCCAGTATTATCTGTTCAGATGGATTTCTATGTTCGCGTTTTTGTTCGTATATACAC TTCTGCAAGTGATGTGAAAAATACTCCTTTGAAGCTCTCATATGTCTATCAATGCATTGGCTGTGACTCATTTCATCTACAGACAGTTGGGAGGACCGTCTCAAAG GATAAGAGTGTCCGATGCCTCCCTGGATTTGGCCCTGCGGTTCCTCAAGAGTGTAGTGATTGTGGTAAGAAATTCAACATGGGTGGACCCATATGGTCTGCCCCCATTCATGATCAAGAATGGGTAGCTGCCATGCTTGCAAATGTGAAATCAATGAAGGAACGCTATCCTGCTTATGAGCGGATCTCTGCTGTATTGACAACTGTATCAGAG GAACTACCTGATATTCCTCTGTTTCTGAGTTTGCACAATCTCTGTGCAACACTGAAATGCACTTCTCCCTCAGCAGTAATATTTCGCTCTGCTGTGATAAACGCAGGATATCGCATATCAGGGACTCATGTGAATCCTTTGGGGTTGAAAACAGATGCTCCTATGAATGTCATTTGGGATATCATGCGTTGCTGG GTCAGAAATCATCCTGTGAAAGCTCAACCATCTGACCAGTCTGGAAGTGTGATCCTTGCTAAGGAGCCTGTTCTGCAG GCTAATTTTGCTCGGGCTGTTGCATCCCTTAGCCAGGCACAAGCCAAGAAGGTTGCTCGTTTCCTCCCTAATCCTGAGAGGAATTGGGGTCCAAAACTAAGGGCAGGCCGGCAGATCACCAGTAAGCATGTGTCTCTTTTGGGTCCTAAAGCATTGAATGCAATGAGCAACCATGAAATTGGCGAGGGTAGCAACCATGAGAATGGCGATGGTAGCAACCATGAGAATGGTGATGGTAGCAACCATGAGGATGTCGAGGAGCCTGCAGCCAAGC AGTGA
- the LOC125849473 gene encoding UDP-arabinopyranose mutase 1-like yields the protein MATVPLKDELDIVIPTIRNLDFLEMWRPFFEQYHLIIVQDGDPSKTIKVPDGFDYELYNRNDINKILGPRASCISFKDSACRCFGYMVSKKKYIFTIDDDCFVAKDPSGKDINALEQHIKNLLCPSTPYFFNTLYDPFRDGADFVRGYPFSLREGVSTAVSHGLWLNIPDYDAPTQLVKPLERNTRYVDTVLTIPKGTLFPMCGMNLAFDRDLIGPAMYFGLMGDGQPIGRYDDMWAGWCCKVICDHLGLGIKTGLPYIYHSKASNPFVNLKKEYNGIFWQEEIIPFFQQMNLSKESTTVQKCYVEMAKQVNEKLGKIDPYFVKLADAMVTWIEAWDELNPPTKDSAKATNAASK from the exons ATGGCTACTGTTCCTTTGAAAGATGAGCTAGACATTGTGATACCAACCATAAGAAATTTAGATTTTCTTGAGATGTGGAGGCCATTTTTTGAGCAATATCATTTAATTATTGTACAAGATGGTGATCCTTCAAAGACTATTAAGGTTCCTGATGGCTTTGATTATGAGCTCTACAATCGTAATGACATTAACAAGATTTTGGGTCCGAGGGCTTCTTGCATTTCATTCAAAGACTCGGCTTGTCGTTGCTTTGGTTATATGGTCTCCAAGAAGAAGTATATTTTCACCATTGATGATGATTGCTTC GTTGCAAAGGACCCAAGTGGTAAAGATATAAATGCATTGGAACAACACATAAAGAATCTTCTTTGTCCATCAACACCCTATTTCTTCAACACACTTTATGATCCATTTAGAGATGGTGCTGATTTTGTGCGTGGATACCCTTTTAGCCTACGTGAGGGTGTCTCAACTGCAGTCTCTCATGGACTATGGCTCAACATACCTGATTATGATGCACCTACTCAACTTGTCAAGCCTCTCGAGAGGAATACTAG GTATGTTGATACCGTGTTAACAATCCCAAAGGGTACACTCTTCCCAATGTGTGGTATGAATCTGGCATTTGACCGTGACCTTATTGGTCCTGCTATGTACTTTGGACTCATGGGAGATGGTCAGCCTATTGGACGTTACGACGATATGTGGGCTGGTTGGTGCTGCAAG GTTATATGTGATCACTTGGGGTTAGGTATCAAGACTGGATTACCCTACATATACCACAGCAAGGCTAGTAATCCATTTGTGAACCTGAAGAAAGAGTACAATGGAATATTCTGGCAAGAAGAAATCATTCCATTTTTCCAGCAAATGAACCTGTCTAAAGAGTCAACTACTGTCCAGAAATGCTATGTTGAAATGGCCAAGCAGGTTAATGAAAAACTTGGGAAAATTGATCCTTATTTTGTGAAGCTTGCTGATGCTATGGTCACTTGGATTGAAGCTTGGGATGAGCTCAATCCTCCTACTAAAGACTCTGCCAAAGCTACCAATGCTGCTTCCAAATAA
- the LOC125849224 gene encoding cytochrome P450 85A1, producing the protein MAFFFVFLSSFFGLCIFCTGLLRWNQVKYNNKNLPPGTMGWPLFGETTEFLKLGPSFMKNQRARYGSFFKSHILGCPTIVSMDPELNRYILVNEAKGLVPGYPQSMLDILGKCNIAAVNGSAHKYMRGALLSLISPTMIRDQLLPKIDEFMRSHLNNWDNKVIDIQEKTNKMAFLSSLKQIAGIESTALAQQFMPEFFNLVLGTLSLPINLPNTNYHRGFQARKIIVNLLTTLIEERRASKQIQHDMLGYLMNEEATRFKLTDDEMIDLIITILYSGYETVSTTSMMAVKYLHDHPKVLEELRKEHMAIREKKKPEDPIDYNDYKSMRFTRAVILETSRLATIVNGVLRKTTQDMEINGYIIPKGWRIYVYTRELNYDPRLYPDPYTFNPWRWMDKSLEHQNSFLVFGGGTRQCPGKELGVAEISTFLHYFVTKYRWEEVGGDKLMKFPRVEAPNGLRIRVSTH; encoded by the exons ATGgccttcttctttgttttcctttcttCCTTTTTTGGCCTATGCATCTTTTGTACTGGTTTATTAAGATGGAATCAAGTCAAGTATAACAACAAAAACTTGCCCCCTGGTACTATGGGTTGGCCACTTTTTGGTGAAACTACTGAGTTTCTTAAACTTGGTCCAAGTTTCATGAAAAACCAAAGAGCCAG ATATGGGAGTTTTTTCAAATCACACATACTTGGTTGTCCAACAATTGTTTCAATGGATCCAGAACTGAATAGATATATACTTGTGAATGAGGCAAAAGGACTGGTCCCAGGATACCCACAGTCTATGCTAGATATTTTAGGTAAATGTAATATTGCAGCTGTCAATGGTTCAGCTCACAAGTACATGAGGGGTGCATTGTTATCTCTAATTAGCCCTACAATGATCAGAGACCAACTTTTGCCCAAAATTGATGAGTTCATGAGATCCCACTTGAACAATTGGGATAATAAAGTTATTGACATTCAAGAAAAAACCAATAAG ATGGCATTTCTATCATCGTTGAAGCAAATTGCTGGGATTGAATCTACCGCTTTAGCTCAACAATTCATGCCTGAATTCTTCAATCTAGTATTAGGCACTCTTTCACTACCTATAAATCTTCCCAACACCAACTATCATCGCGGATTTCAG GCAAGGAAAATTATTGTCAACTTATTAACAACACTAATAGAAGAGAGAAGAGCTTCGAAGCAAATTCAACACGATATGCTTGGTTATCTGATGAATGAAGAAGCAACTCGATTCAAATTAACAGATGATGAGATGATTGATTTGATTATAACTATTTTGTACTCTGGCTATGAAACTGTTTCCACTACTTCTATGATGGCTGTTAAATATCTTCATGATCATCCAAAAGTTCTTGAAGAACTCAGA AAAGAACACATGGCTattagagaaaagaaaaaacctGAGGATCCTATTGATTACAACGATTACAAGTCAATGCGGTTCACACGAGCT GTGATTTTAGAGACCTCCAGGCTAGCAACAATAGTAAATGgggttttgagaaaaacaactcaagaTATGGAAATAAATG gGTATATCATTCCTAAAGGATGgagaatatatgtatatacgAGGGAGTTGAATTACGATCCAAGACTTTATCCTGATCCGTATACATTCAATCCATGGAGATGGATG GATAAGAGCCTGGAACACCAAAACTCATTTTTGGTATTTGGAGGTGGTACTAGACAATGTCCCGGAAAGGAACTTGGTGTAGCAGAAATTTCTACATTTCTTCATTACTTCGTAACAAAATACAG ATGGGAAGAAGTAGGAGGAGATAAACTGAtgaagtttccaagagttgaagcACCAAATGGTCTACGGATTAGAGTTTCAACTCACTAA